One window of the Oncorhynchus keta strain PuntledgeMale-10-30-2019 chromosome 31, Oket_V2, whole genome shotgun sequence genome contains the following:
- the LOC118364601 gene encoding phospholemman-like isoform X1, which produces MANISALILLTSVTSLVFAEEQKEMEEEDPFTFDYHRLRVGGLILAAVLCLIGITILFSGHCRCKFNQDKRRRSGSNAAQPLNDQARASEC; this is translated from the exons ATGGCAAATATCTCTGCTTTGATTTTATTGACAT CAGTTACGTCCCTTGTGTTCGCAGAGGAGCAGAAAGAAA tggaggaggaggatccATTTACCTTTG attatCACAGGCTACGTGTTGGGGGGTTGATCCTGGCAGCAGTTCTGTGTCTGATCGGCATCACCATCCTCTTCA GCGGACACTGCAGATGCAAGTTCAACCAAGACAAAAG GAGGAGGTCAGGAAGCAACGCCGCCCAGCCACTCAACGACCAAG
- the LOC118364601 gene encoding phospholemman-like isoform X2 has protein sequence MANISALILLTFTSLVFAEEQKEMEEEDPFTFDYHRLRVGGLILAAVLCLIGITILFSGHCRCKFNQDKRRRSGSNAAQPLNDQARASEC, from the exons ATGGCAAATATCTCTGCTTTGATTTTATTGACAT TTACGTCCCTTGTGTTCGCAGAGGAGCAGAAAGAAA tggaggaggaggatccATTTACCTTTG attatCACAGGCTACGTGTTGGGGGGTTGATCCTGGCAGCAGTTCTGTGTCTGATCGGCATCACCATCCTCTTCA GCGGACACTGCAGATGCAAGTTCAACCAAGACAAAAG GAGGAGGTCAGGAAGCAACGCCGCCCAGCCACTCAACGACCAAG